A window of the Pyxidicoccus trucidator genome harbors these coding sequences:
- the arsN2 gene encoding arsenic resistance N-acetyltransferase ArsN2 yields MNTVIFACVHNAGRSQMAAAFFNTLADPAKARAVSAGTQPGERVHPEVLTAMAEVGVDLSGAKPQRLTDELSQGAQWLITMGCGEACPHVPGLKRDDWPLEDPKGKPVEHVRRIRDDVASRIARFVERQGWSRQGRSVAVRAATPADLPTVLRLLGAASLPLDGVEAHFGDFLVAEVDGQVAAAGGLEVYGDAALLRSVVVSPTSRGLGLGRRLTEALVELATKRGAPSLYLLTTTAEDYFPRLGFIRTTRDALPQGLHASAELRGACPQSAVVMHRSPRPLAD; encoded by the coding sequence ATGAACACGGTCATCTTCGCCTGTGTGCACAACGCCGGCCGCTCGCAGATGGCGGCGGCCTTCTTCAACACGCTGGCCGACCCGGCGAAGGCCCGCGCGGTGTCCGCCGGCACGCAGCCCGGAGAGCGCGTCCACCCCGAGGTGCTCACGGCGATGGCGGAGGTGGGCGTCGACCTCTCGGGAGCGAAGCCCCAGCGCCTCACGGATGAGCTGAGCCAGGGTGCGCAGTGGCTCATCACCATGGGCTGCGGTGAGGCGTGCCCGCATGTGCCCGGACTGAAGCGCGATGACTGGCCGCTCGAGGACCCCAAGGGCAAGCCGGTGGAGCACGTGCGCAGGATTCGAGACGACGTGGCCTCGCGCATCGCCCGGTTCGTGGAGCGCCAGGGCTGGAGCCGCCAGGGACGGAGTGTCGCCGTGCGCGCCGCGACTCCCGCGGACCTTCCCACCGTACTGCGGCTGCTGGGTGCCGCGTCGCTGCCGCTCGACGGAGTGGAGGCGCACTTCGGCGACTTCCTCGTCGCGGAGGTGGATGGACAGGTGGCGGCGGCTGGAGGACTGGAGGTCTACGGCGACGCGGCGCTGCTGCGCTCGGTGGTGGTGTCCCCCACGTCGCGCGGGTTGGGCCTGGGCCGGCGGCTCACGGAGGCCCTGGTGGAGCTCGCCACGAAGCGGGGCGCGCCGTCCCTGTATCTCCTGACGACGACAGCGGAGGACTACTTCCCGCGCCTCGGGTTCATACGCACCACCCGCGACGCGCTGCCCCAGGGACTGCACGCCTCCGCCGAGCTGCGGGGCGCCTGTCCCCAGTCGGCGGTGGTGATGCACCGGAGCCCTCGCCCCCTGGCGGACTGA
- the arsB gene encoding ACR3 family arsenite efflux transporter: MNAAAPPESIVKKLSVLDRLLPVWIFAAMALGIGLGRAFPDLGARLDTVKLDTVSLPIAIGLLWMMYPVLAKVRYGELGRLRARGKLFTTSLVLNWVVGPLLMFGLAWLFLPDLPHYRNGLILIGLARCIAMVLIWNMLACGSNEVAAVLVALNSVFQILFYSVLGWLFLTGIPGWLGADATAFDVPMGSIAKSVLIFLGVPLVAGALTRVVLTRLKGEPWYEQRFLPRLGPTALLGLLYTIVLMFAMQGEKLTRLPLDVVRISLPLLVYFLIMFTSAFFLSRRLGFSYEETTSLSFTAAGNNFELAIAVAVGVFGMASGEALAGVVGPLIEVPALIALVYLSLGLKRRLFPASGEAVLPRRFEGKMPASGPGEANP, translated from the coding sequence ATGAACGCCGCCGCCCCTCCCGAGAGCATCGTCAAGAAGCTCTCCGTCCTCGACAGGCTGTTGCCAGTCTGGATTTTCGCCGCCATGGCCCTGGGCATCGGCCTGGGCCGGGCCTTCCCGGACCTGGGCGCGCGGTTGGATACGGTGAAGCTGGACACAGTGTCGCTGCCCATCGCCATCGGTCTGCTGTGGATGATGTACCCGGTGCTGGCCAAGGTGCGCTACGGCGAGCTGGGCCGGCTGCGCGCGCGGGGCAAGCTCTTCACCACGTCACTGGTGCTCAACTGGGTGGTGGGGCCGTTGCTGATGTTCGGGCTGGCGTGGCTCTTCCTGCCGGACCTGCCGCACTACCGCAATGGCCTCATCCTCATCGGACTGGCGCGCTGCATCGCCATGGTCCTCATCTGGAACATGCTCGCGTGTGGCAGCAACGAGGTGGCCGCCGTGCTGGTGGCCCTCAACTCCGTCTTCCAGATTCTCTTCTACTCGGTGCTGGGTTGGCTCTTCCTCACCGGGATTCCCGGCTGGCTCGGCGCGGACGCCACGGCCTTCGACGTGCCCATGGGGAGCATCGCGAAGAGCGTGCTCATCTTCCTGGGCGTGCCGCTGGTGGCGGGCGCGCTGACCCGCGTCGTCCTCACCCGGCTCAAGGGAGAGCCGTGGTACGAGCAGCGCTTCCTGCCGCGCCTGGGGCCCACGGCGCTGCTCGGGCTGCTCTACACCATCGTCCTCATGTTCGCCATGCAGGGGGAGAAGCTCACGCGCCTGCCGCTGGACGTGGTGCGCATCTCCCTGCCGCTGCTCGTGTACTTCCTCATCATGTTCACCAGCGCGTTCTTCCTCTCGCGCCGGCTGGGCTTCAGCTACGAGGAGACGACGTCCCTCTCCTTCACGGCGGCGGGCAACAACTTCGAGCTGGCCATCGCGGTGGCGGTGGGCGTCTTCGGCATGGCCTCGGGAGAGGCGCTGGCCGGTGTGGTGGGCCCGCTCATCGAGGTGCCCGCGCTCATCGCCCTGGTGTACCTCTCGCTGGGGCTCAAGCGCCGGCTGTTCCCCGCGTCCGGAGAGGCCGTCCTGCCCCGCCGCTTCGAGGGCAAGATGCCCGCGTCCGGGCCGGGAGAGGCGAACCCGTGA
- a CDS encoding ArsR/SmtB family transcription factor: MPPAIASLDVRSASRLFKALGDETRLRIVALLSHGELCVCHFESALRLTQSNTSRQLAVLKNAGIVEARRDGSWVYYQLAPQLDEVCRAQLKALVAAFSKRDVLRDDVKRLLKSRGPNACT, encoded by the coding sequence ATGCCCCCCGCCATCGCCTCCCTGGATGTCCGCTCCGCCTCACGCCTCTTCAAGGCGCTGGGGGATGAGACCCGCCTGCGCATCGTCGCGTTGCTCAGTCACGGCGAGCTGTGCGTCTGCCACTTCGAGTCCGCGCTCCGGCTGACGCAGTCGAACACCTCCCGGCAGCTCGCGGTGCTGAAGAACGCGGGCATCGTCGAGGCCCGGCGTGACGGAAGCTGGGTCTACTACCAGCTCGCTCCCCAGCTGGACGAGGTGTGCAGGGCGCAGCTCAAGGCGCTCGTCGCGGCCTTCTCCAAGCGGGACGTGCTCCGCGACGACGTGAAGCGCCTGCTCAAGTCTCGCGGCCCCAACGCCTGCACGTAG
- a CDS encoding TipAS antibiotic-recognition domain-containing protein yields the protein MFEKHDSSSRTPCEPGREAPDDASLHEVLAEWPQVIARVRAEMDRGTDPVHEAVRSLAERWMELVSVFTGGDPGMDLWLRAMHQQPAEGAAKHGVDPRLFRYIGRAMAHLGVDTMKVYLDDERPTPEGWVPVRWPEEAISLLEGGQVAELSLDHDLGDDEHGTGYDVLLWVEEAVATRGFVPPRMRVHSANSSARLKMEQAIERIERFVRERGNG from the coding sequence ATGTTCGAGAAGCACGACTCCTCCTCGCGGACACCGTGTGAGCCGGGCCGCGAGGCGCCGGACGACGCGTCCCTCCACGAGGTCCTGGCCGAGTGGCCCCAGGTCATCGCGCGAGTCCGGGCGGAGATGGACCGGGGCACCGACCCCGTGCACGAAGCGGTGCGCTCCCTGGCCGAGCGCTGGATGGAGCTGGTGAGCGTCTTCACCGGCGGAGACCCGGGCATGGACCTGTGGCTGCGAGCCATGCACCAGCAGCCGGCAGAGGGGGCCGCGAAGCATGGTGTGGACCCGAGGCTCTTCAGATACATCGGCAGGGCGATGGCCCACCTTGGAGTGGATACGATGAAGGTCTACCTGGATGACGAGCGCCCCACGCCCGAGGGCTGGGTGCCGGTGCGGTGGCCCGAGGAGGCCATCTCCCTGCTCGAAGGCGGGCAGGTGGCCGAGCTGAGCCTGGACCACGACCTCGGCGATGACGAGCACGGCACCGGCTATGACGTCCTGCTCTGGGTGGAGGAGGCCGTGGCGACGCGGGGCTTCGTGCCGCCGCGAATGCGGGTGCACTCGGCGAACAGCTCCGCGCGGCTGAAGATGGAGCAGGCCATCGAGCGCATCGAGCGCTTCGTCCGTGAGCGCGGGAACGGATGA
- a CDS encoding 2-oxo acid dehydrogenase subunit E2 has translation MDLDLKPAPPPGAFRKLALGTWRSPRDPSAYAALEIRMERALAYLDAYRARTGRRLTVTHLVAKAAADALRVHPEANVLLRWNRPSLRRDVGVCVLVVQPAEAGRADLTTATVHRADTLSLGDFVEDMESRIADVRARRDAVIERGKRRSYRIPGLLMGLALRLLSFVWYTLNVDLRWVGMPRDPFGSVAVTSLGSLGLERGYVAMVPYTRVPLLLAPGAVRRVPVVENGVLVPGRQLALTCTWDARVIDVDLAARVLRHIGAALEDPEGVWGLPPAVPTGEPRGAASGAGLE, from the coding sequence GTGGACCTCGACCTGAAGCCAGCACCGCCTCCCGGCGCCTTCCGCAAGCTCGCGCTGGGCACGTGGCGCTCACCGAGGGACCCCAGCGCGTACGCGGCGCTGGAGATTCGCATGGAGCGGGCGCTCGCGTATCTCGACGCGTACCGCGCGCGCACGGGGCGGCGCCTCACGGTGACGCACCTGGTGGCCAAGGCGGCCGCGGATGCGCTGCGCGTGCACCCCGAGGCCAACGTGCTGCTGCGGTGGAACCGGCCTTCACTGCGCAGGGACGTGGGCGTCTGCGTGCTGGTGGTGCAGCCGGCGGAGGCGGGCCGCGCGGACCTGACCACGGCCACGGTGCACCGCGCGGACACGCTGTCGCTGGGCGACTTCGTCGAGGACATGGAGTCCCGCATCGCCGACGTGCGCGCGCGCAGGGACGCCGTCATCGAGCGAGGCAAGCGCCGCTCGTACCGCATCCCCGGGCTGCTGATGGGCCTGGCGCTGCGGCTGCTGTCCTTCGTCTGGTACACGCTGAACGTGGACCTGCGGTGGGTGGGCATGCCGAGAGACCCCTTCGGCTCGGTGGCGGTGACGAGCCTGGGCTCGCTGGGCCTGGAGCGTGGCTACGTGGCCATGGTGCCGTACACGCGAGTGCCGCTGCTGCTGGCTCCGGGCGCGGTGCGGCGCGTGCCCGTGGTGGAGAACGGAGTGCTGGTGCCGGGCCGGCAGCTGGCGCTCACCTGCACGTGGGACGCGCGCGTCATCGACGTGGACCTGGCCGCCAGGGTGCTGCGCCACATCGGCGCGGCGCTGGAGGACCCTGAAGGTGTGTGGGGGCTGCCTCCGGCTGTTCCGACTGGGGAGCCCCGGGGGGCTGCGAGCGGGGCGGGGCTGGAGTAG
- a CDS encoding DUF1684 domain-containing protein — MTPFALALSLALHAAPATKAATPPARPAADKKMSSTQKPAAAEDIVASTRTWQEERLKSLESDDGWLTLVGLFWLKEGAQTAGSAPESDLDFPPGTPAKLGTFTRKGNTASLQPAPGVAFTRDGKPFTGGEVKSDESDAPDVLKLGSLSLQVILRGDKLGVRVKDTEAPARQQFHGIPTYPASAAWRVDARFEPSETPRTIQVPNVLGTEEEMKVPGTLVFTVNGKEYRLTPVEGGKQLFIIFADETNRDATYGAGRFLYADLPKDGRVVLDFNRAYNPPCAFTRFATCPLPPRGNRLALRVEAGEKRSGDH, encoded by the coding sequence ATGACGCCGTTCGCCCTGGCCCTGTCTCTCGCCCTCCATGCCGCGCCGGCCACCAAGGCCGCGACTCCTCCTGCCCGTCCCGCCGCCGACAAGAAAATGTCCTCCACCCAGAAGCCCGCCGCCGCTGAAGACATCGTCGCGTCCACCCGTACCTGGCAGGAGGAGCGCCTCAAGAGCCTCGAGTCCGACGACGGCTGGCTCACCCTGGTGGGCCTGTTCTGGCTCAAGGAAGGCGCGCAGACCGCCGGCTCCGCGCCCGAGAGCGACCTCGACTTCCCGCCGGGCACGCCCGCGAAGCTGGGCACCTTCACGCGCAAGGGAAACACCGCCAGCCTCCAGCCCGCGCCCGGCGTCGCCTTCACGCGCGACGGCAAGCCCTTCACCGGGGGCGAGGTGAAGTCCGACGAGAGCGACGCGCCGGACGTGCTGAAGCTCGGCAGCCTCAGCCTCCAGGTCATCCTCCGGGGCGACAAGCTGGGCGTGCGCGTGAAGGACACGGAGGCGCCCGCGCGCCAGCAGTTCCACGGCATCCCCACGTACCCGGCGAGCGCCGCGTGGCGCGTCGACGCGCGCTTCGAGCCCTCGGAGACGCCGCGCACCATCCAGGTGCCGAACGTGCTGGGCACGGAGGAGGAGATGAAGGTGCCGGGCACGCTCGTCTTCACCGTGAATGGCAAGGAGTACCGACTGACGCCCGTGGAGGGCGGCAAGCAGCTCTTCATCATCTTCGCGGACGAGACGAACCGCGACGCCACCTACGGCGCGGGCCGCTTCCTCTACGCGGACCTGCCGAAGGACGGGCGCGTGGTGCTGGACTTCAACCGCGCCTACAACCCGCCCTGCGCCTTCACCCGCTTCGCCACCTGCCCCCTGCCCCCGCGCGGCAACCGGCTCGCCCTGCGCGTGGAGGCCGGCGAGAAGCGCTCCGGCGACCACTGA
- the yjjJ gene encoding type II toxin-antitoxin system HipA family toxin YjjJ — protein sequence MASVEQLLSVLGRQGPMQAAELAIQLGVSQPTLSRLITAAGEHVCRMGRGRATRYARTRALPELGGRLPVHRVDEAGRVRPYGVLHLLAGGGHWLEREEGEGEHFEGLPPFAADMSPQGYVGRSFSARYPELDLPARITDWNDDHCLVALARRGEDCVGDLILGEESLNRFLAEEPRPVHRDSYPELVRASLAGQPGSSAGGEQPKFMTYAEGRHVLVKFAGGDDGAAARRWKDLLTCEHLALQAVQAAGIPAASTRTLELGSHRFLEVERFDRVGVRGRKALLSLGAIDDEYFGHRDTWTRAARRMLEARLISEEDARRIRWLDTFGQLTGNTDRHFGNLSFFVEGPKQFRLAPVYDMLPMLFAPVDTNVIERPFVPRPPTADTLDVWPDAARHAAQYWAQLEHEPTLSDELREHCALYQSVVSTLAQAALV from the coding sequence ATGGCCTCCGTGGAGCAGCTCCTCTCCGTGCTGGGCCGACAGGGCCCGATGCAGGCCGCCGAGCTGGCCATCCAGCTCGGCGTGTCGCAGCCGACGCTGTCGCGGCTCATCACCGCCGCGGGCGAGCACGTCTGCCGGATGGGGCGTGGCCGCGCGACGCGGTACGCACGCACTCGCGCCCTGCCCGAGCTGGGGGGCCGGCTGCCAGTCCACCGCGTGGATGAAGCCGGACGCGTGCGTCCCTACGGCGTGCTCCACCTGCTCGCGGGCGGAGGCCACTGGCTCGAACGCGAAGAGGGTGAAGGCGAGCACTTCGAGGGACTGCCTCCCTTCGCGGCGGACATGAGTCCGCAGGGCTACGTCGGCCGGAGCTTCTCGGCGCGTTACCCGGAACTCGACCTCCCCGCGCGAATCACCGACTGGAATGATGACCACTGCCTCGTCGCACTGGCCCGGCGTGGAGAGGACTGCGTCGGGGACCTCATCCTGGGCGAGGAGTCACTGAATCGGTTCCTCGCGGAGGAGCCACGGCCCGTCCACCGCGACAGCTACCCCGAGCTGGTCCGTGCCTCCCTGGCGGGACAGCCCGGCTCCTCCGCCGGGGGCGAGCAGCCCAAGTTCATGACGTATGCGGAAGGGCGCCACGTCCTGGTGAAGTTCGCGGGAGGCGACGACGGCGCCGCCGCGCGAAGGTGGAAGGACCTGCTGACCTGCGAGCACCTCGCGCTCCAGGCGGTGCAGGCCGCGGGGATTCCCGCCGCCTCCACGCGCACGCTGGAACTGGGGAGCCATCGGTTCCTGGAGGTCGAGCGCTTCGACCGCGTGGGTGTGCGCGGGAGGAAGGCCCTGCTGTCACTGGGTGCCATCGACGACGAGTACTTCGGTCACCGCGACACGTGGACTCGCGCGGCACGGCGCATGCTCGAAGCCCGGCTCATCTCCGAGGAGGATGCGCGGCGGATTCGCTGGCTCGACACCTTCGGGCAGCTCACCGGCAACACCGACAGACACTTCGGCAACCTCTCCTTCTTCGTGGAGGGCCCGAAGCAATTCCGGCTCGCGCCCGTCTACGACATGCTGCCGATGCTGTTCGCGCCCGTGGATACGAATGTCATCGAGCGCCCCTTCGTGCCGCGCCCGCCGACCGCGGATACGCTCGATGTCTGGCCCGATGCCGCACGCCACGCGGCGCAGTACTGGGCCCAGCTGGAGCACGAGCCCACGCTCAGCGACGAGCTTCGTGAGCACTGCGCGCTGTACCAGTCAGTAGTCTCGACACTCGCGCAAGCTGCATTGGTTTGA
- a CDS encoding type 1 glutamine amidotransferase domain-containing protein: MARIAFIVANDFEDSEFRVPYDTVKKAGHEAVIIGVEAGKQLKGKKGKETVKAEKAVKEVSAKDFDALVIPGGYSPDHLRTDIGMVGFVRDFYRADKPIAAICHAGSLLVEADVADGRTVTSWPSIKTDLLNAGARWVDREVVEDGNLITSRNPGDLPVFSEALLRQVSRGVAPRLESPLVPEAASEQPPTVH; the protein is encoded by the coding sequence ATGGCGCGCATCGCGTTCATCGTGGCCAATGACTTCGAGGACTCGGAGTTCCGCGTGCCCTACGACACCGTCAAGAAGGCGGGGCACGAGGCGGTCATCATCGGCGTCGAGGCCGGCAAGCAGCTGAAGGGCAAGAAGGGCAAGGAGACCGTCAAGGCCGAGAAGGCCGTGAAGGAGGTCTCCGCGAAGGACTTCGACGCGCTGGTGATTCCGGGCGGCTACTCGCCTGACCACCTGCGCACGGACATCGGCATGGTGGGCTTCGTGCGCGACTTCTACCGCGCGGACAAGCCCATCGCCGCCATCTGCCATGCGGGCTCGCTGCTGGTGGAGGCGGATGTCGCGGACGGGCGCACCGTCACCTCGTGGCCCTCCATCAAGACGGACCTGCTCAACGCGGGCGCGCGCTGGGTGGACCGCGAGGTGGTGGAGGACGGCAACCTCATCACCTCCCGCAACCCGGGGGACCTGCCCGTGTTCAGTGAGGCGCTGCTACGCCAGGTGTCCCGGGGCGTTGCCCCGCGCCTGGAGTCGCCGCTTGTCCCCGAGGCCGCGTCGGAGCAGCCGCCCACGGTGCACTGA
- a CDS encoding PQQ-dependent sugar dehydrogenase, producing the protein MRAPPLLLSALVVLAVSASACRKSQAQGTASPQDCVLVEDGWGPDGTVPFDVEVVAEGLEVPWGIAWLPGGDALVTERPGRVRLLRGGAVLPTPVATLRTTRTAEGGLLGIAAHPDFATNRQFYVYVTTDASGRDENRVERWTLSQDGTTATFDRVIFGGISSATYHDGGRLRFGPDGMLYVGTGDSRDPDRSQDVNDPAGKLLRLTPEGQVPQDNPFPNSPAYLTGIRNLQGWDWKDATTLYITDHGPSGETMRRGHDEVSLARRGDNLGWPGIYACETRQGQVTPSLTFEDALPPGGAALYTGTAISEWRGSLLIGTLGSRHLHRVEFAQDNPARVARHEVYLRDTHGRLREVLMGPDGHLYVTTSNCDGRGDCGPGKDRILRLKR; encoded by the coding sequence ATGCGCGCCCCTCCCCTGCTGCTCTCCGCCCTCGTGGTGCTCGCCGTCTCCGCCTCCGCCTGCCGCAAGAGCCAGGCGCAGGGCACCGCCTCTCCGCAAGACTGCGTCCTGGTGGAGGACGGCTGGGGCCCTGACGGCACCGTGCCCTTCGACGTGGAGGTCGTCGCGGAGGGGCTGGAGGTCCCCTGGGGCATCGCCTGGCTGCCCGGCGGCGACGCGCTCGTCACCGAGCGTCCCGGCCGGGTGCGCCTGCTCCGGGGTGGCGCCGTGCTCCCCACGCCGGTGGCCACCCTCCGAACGACGCGCACCGCCGAGGGCGGCCTGCTCGGCATCGCCGCGCACCCGGACTTCGCCACCAACCGCCAGTTCTACGTGTACGTCACCACCGACGCGAGCGGCCGCGATGAGAACCGGGTGGAGCGGTGGACGCTGTCCCAGGACGGCACCACGGCCACCTTCGACCGCGTCATCTTCGGCGGCATCTCCTCGGCCACGTACCACGACGGTGGGCGGCTCCGCTTCGGCCCGGATGGGATGCTCTACGTGGGCACGGGCGACTCGAGAGACCCGGACCGCTCGCAGGACGTGAATGACCCCGCCGGCAAGCTGCTGCGCCTGACGCCGGAGGGGCAGGTGCCCCAGGACAATCCCTTCCCCAACTCGCCCGCGTACCTCACCGGCATCCGCAACCTCCAGGGCTGGGACTGGAAGGACGCCACCACCCTCTACATCACCGACCACGGCCCCAGCGGCGAGACGATGCGCCGGGGCCATGACGAGGTGAGCCTCGCCCGCCGAGGGGACAACCTGGGCTGGCCCGGCATCTACGCGTGCGAGACGCGCCAGGGCCAGGTGACTCCGTCCCTCACCTTCGAGGACGCCCTGCCTCCGGGCGGGGCCGCGCTCTACACCGGCACCGCCATCTCCGAGTGGAGGGGCTCGCTGCTCATCGGCACGCTGGGCTCTCGCCACCTGCACCGCGTGGAGTTCGCCCAGGACAACCCCGCCCGGGTGGCCCGACACGAGGTGTACCTGCGCGACACCCACGGCCGCCTGCGCGAGGTCCTCATGGGTCCGGACGGCCACCTCTACGTCACCACCAGCAACTGTGACGGGCGCGGGGACTGCGGCCCGGGCAAGGACCGCATCCTCCGCCTGAAGCGCTGA
- a CDS encoding cation:proton antiporter, whose protein sequence is MHLEMPLVIGLMVAAIVLAIAAKRARLPYNVALVVGGLVISIGHLLPGVPPLNPELVFLVCLPALLFEGGITADLSGIRANAVPILLLSTLGMVLVIGATGTALHFTVDLPVWPALLLGALLSVTDTVSILYAFRRAPVPPRLSGVIQGESLFNDGTALVAYAAIASVVAGAAAPSLATMSARVLLASVGGGVVGLALGLLGGFVIRRIEDPLAEIMVTTAVALASFVVAEQLHLSGAISAVVAGLAVGDTLRREVAPQSQVAIHTFWEYATFGVNTFLFLAVGLTTKPETLSGYLPETLLAVASVFAGRAVGVYIPFLLLRWLRPTESMPFRWQHVFVLGNIKGALSIGLALGLPAATPGREKLVAIAFGVTLVSLVGQGLMLTQVLKWLGLFQQDAVALTMAEQRGRLIASRAAHQELEVLHEQGLLPRAAYDHLRSEYQVNIARAERELRRLNEQHLTQGARDLISMRRRLIDAERTALQGARRNGLIPEATAEHMLAQLDARTLSLEKVLHGEAGDAGHGRKAS, encoded by the coding sequence GTGCACCTCGAGATGCCTCTGGTCATCGGGTTGATGGTGGCGGCCATCGTCCTGGCCATCGCGGCCAAGCGCGCCCGCCTGCCCTACAACGTCGCCCTGGTGGTGGGAGGCCTCGTCATCTCCATCGGCCACCTGCTGCCGGGCGTTCCGCCGCTCAACCCGGAGTTGGTGTTCCTCGTCTGTCTGCCCGCGCTCCTGTTCGAGGGCGGCATCACCGCGGACCTGTCCGGCATCCGCGCCAACGCGGTGCCCATCCTCCTGCTGTCCACGCTGGGCATGGTGCTCGTCATTGGCGCCACGGGCACCGCGCTGCACTTCACCGTGGACCTGCCGGTGTGGCCGGCGCTGCTGCTGGGCGCGCTGCTGTCCGTCACCGACACCGTCTCCATCCTCTACGCGTTCCGCCGCGCCCCGGTGCCCCCGCGCCTGTCCGGCGTCATCCAGGGGGAGAGCCTCTTCAATGACGGCACCGCGCTGGTGGCCTACGCGGCCATCGCCAGCGTGGTGGCGGGGGCGGCGGCTCCGTCCCTGGCCACCATGAGCGCGCGGGTGCTGCTGGCCTCGGTGGGCGGCGGCGTGGTGGGGCTGGCGCTCGGGCTGCTGGGCGGCTTCGTCATTCGCCGAATCGAAGACCCGCTGGCCGAAATCATGGTGACGACGGCGGTGGCGCTCGCCTCGTTCGTGGTGGCGGAGCAGCTCCACCTGTCCGGCGCCATCTCCGCCGTCGTCGCCGGCCTGGCCGTGGGCGACACCCTGCGGCGCGAGGTGGCCCCGCAGAGCCAGGTGGCCATCCACACCTTCTGGGAGTACGCCACCTTCGGGGTGAACACCTTCCTCTTCCTGGCGGTGGGGCTCACCACGAAGCCGGAAACGCTGAGCGGCTACCTGCCGGAGACGCTGCTGGCGGTGGCCTCCGTCTTCGCCGGGCGCGCGGTGGGCGTCTACATTCCCTTCCTGCTGCTGCGCTGGCTGCGCCCCACCGAGTCCATGCCGTTTCGCTGGCAGCACGTGTTCGTCCTGGGCAACATCAAGGGCGCGCTGTCCATCGGCCTGGCGCTGGGCCTTCCGGCGGCCACGCCCGGGCGGGAGAAGCTGGTGGCCATCGCCTTCGGCGTCACGCTGGTGTCGCTGGTGGGCCAGGGGCTGATGCTCACCCAGGTGCTGAAGTGGCTGGGCCTCTTCCAACAGGACGCGGTGGCGCTGACCATGGCCGAGCAGCGCGGGCGCCTCATCGCCAGTCGCGCGGCGCACCAGGAGCTGGAGGTGCTGCACGAGCAGGGGCTGCTGCCCCGCGCCGCGTATGACCACCTGCGCAGCGAGTACCAGGTCAACATCGCCCGCGCCGAGCGCGAGCTGCGGCGCCTCAACGAGCAGCACCTGACGCAGGGCGCGAGGGACCTCATCTCCATGCGCCGGCGGCTCATCGACGCGGAGCGCACGGCGCTGCAGGGCGCGCGGCGCAACGGCCTCATCCCCGAGGCCACGGCGGAGCACATGCTGGCGCAGCTGGATGCGCGGACGCTGTCCTTGGAGAAGGTGCTGCACGGCGAAGCGGGAGACGCGGGCCACGGGAGGAAGGCGTCGTGA